The window GGATAGAGTGATACTGGACCTTTCAGAGCCATGGCGAGCCCTCCATTCGGTCGAGCAAGCACTCAGACCAGGAGGAATCCTGCTATGTTACACCCCCACCGTGCTACAGATATATAAACTTTCGAGGCGGATGGAACTGAGATATGAGCAGAGTTTCCGTGTGATGGGTATATACGAAATGGGAATAAGGGAATGGGAGATAAAGGGCAGGAGTATGCGACCCCAGCATAGGGGTATTGTACACACAGGTTTTATCTTCGTGGCGAGGCGATTATATCATTAAGATTAGGGTGTGAGAATGAGATGAAAGTGGTAGTGCTCGCAGATACACATGTTAACGATATAGGTATGCTGCCGGATCGTTTAAGGAGCGAGTTGAAGAGTGCGGACTTGATTATTCATGCTGGCGATTACACAGGAGAGAGACTACTGGAACAGTTAAGAGCAGCAGGCGATTTCAGGGGTGTGTATGGAAATATGGACCCGGGAGCGATAAAGAGGGAGCTGAGAGCTAAGGAGCTAATAGAGATTGAGGGCTTCTGGATAGGCGTAACGCATCCTCCGGAGGGTGGTAGTCCAGTAGGGTTGTTATCGCGAGTGAGCGCGAAATTTAAGGGTGAAGACCCGGAACCGGAAGTGATAATCTATGGGCATTCGCACCATTCAAAGAAAGAGAAGATAGATAATGTTTTATATCTCAATCCAGGCAGTGCTACGGGCGTATTTCCGGCGCGATACAGTAGTTTTGGGATTTTGAGCATAGAAAAGGGCGTGATAAGAGCGGAGATAGTGAGGGTGTAGAGGAACATCAATCCCCAGCTTGCTGTAAGCCATGTATAATCCCTTCCAGGGCATCCTTCCACTCTCTTATGGAGAGCTCGGGTAGAGAGAACGTGGCTTCTTCCACCACTATATTATCCAGTACAACCGTTTCCATACCTTTTAATGCACCCACTATCGCCCGCAGCATATCTATATTGTATCCAAGCAGGATAACAACATCGGGTCTTGCAGGTAGCCCCAGACCCTCCCTCCATCGGTTATATTGCAGATAGAATATCACTTCCGCTGCCCACATCTTCCTCGTAGCCACCCCACGCCTCTTCAATTCCACCACCGTATTGCCCGTAGCAGCCACATGCGCGCCTGTCTTCACTGCTATCGCAGCCGCAAAATCAATCAACCGCTTATCGTCGAGTTCAATTCGGTTACAGAACTCACCGCACATCATGAGCTTCTCTTTCTTACCTCTCAAATACCCCACAAGCTCGTTTATTTCTCCTCTCATATCACCATCTCAAATTCAAATTTGAACTTGAACCACCTTAGTGTCTCTTCTAAACCCCGTTCTAAACTGTATTCAGGCTTATAGCCCATGACCGCTCTTGCTCGTGATATATCTGCCAGAGAGTGCCTCACATCTCCCTTCCTCGGCTTATCAAATACCGGCTCCAGGTCACTGTCCCTACCTGTTAATCTCGTTATGAGCGTAGCAAGTTCCTGTATGCTTATCATTCTACCAGAAGCGATATTATAAACGCCTGTTGCATCACTATTCATAGCAAGAATATTCGCATTCACTACATCCTTGACGAAAGTGAAGTCCCTGGTCTGTTGACCATCGCCATAGATAATCGGTGGTTCTCCTCTCAGGACCCTGGACACAAACCTGGGAATGACCGCTGCATATTCCGAGTGAGGGTCCTGTCTGGGTCCATAAACATTGAAATAACGCAGCGAAATGGTATTCAAGCCATAAACATCATTAAAGACTTTACAGTAGTACTCACCCACAAGCTTCGTTACTGCATAGGGTGATAGCGGGTTTGGTGTCATTCCTTCACGTTTCGGTAATTCAGGCGTATCGCCATAGACAGAGCTCGAAGAAGCATAAATCACCTTCTTCACGCCTGCATCCCTCGCCGCCATAAGTACATTCAATGTTCCCCTTATGTTCACCTCGTTTGCATGCGCAGGGTCTTCTATGCTTCGCTGGACACCTGGTAGCGCTGCTTGATGGAATACGAAATCAGCATCTGCTAAAACCTCGTTCATTAGCTGTAAATCCGTTATACTGCCTTTGATGAACTCTATACCACTTGCAATTGGGAGGTTCTCTACTCTACCTGTTGATAAATCGTCCACCACACAAACCTCGTTATTCGGTGCAAGTGCAAGCACCTCTGCCAGATTCGAGCCTATAAACCCCGCGCCTCCTGTTATGACTATTCTCATCATCCATCTGGATATGGATTATGGATATAAGATAAAATAAGATTATTACAAACAGTATGCTCTCAAAAATCAGTGCGACGATTCGCCGTTTGGCACTGTATTCACGTTCAGCCCATTTCTGGAATCTTTTTAGTTCCATTTTTACACCTTTATTGCACCTTTATATGGTAGGATAAAAGCAAAATGCGAGGAGTGACGCGAAGAATATTATCTTATCGCGCGCATCTTTAAGTTAATGGTTAACTTAAAGTCAGTCTCTTTAATTCAAAAATCAACCCTTATTGTCTTTCCTTGTATCACCTCTTCTTCCCTTACCTTCACTTCTTTCTCCATATCCCACACTATCGTTTTGTCCTCTACATGCCCTGCTTTTATCTTATATGGGGTTGCAAGGACGTCGAAATTCGTGCCTCCTTCTATCGGCCCCTCCGTTGAATATGGCACGATAAACTCATAGGAGCCATTACTCTTATTTACCATTATTCTTTGTGAGTATGTGAAGCCCCTGCCCCTGTTTGTAGTTACATCAGTCGTTATTGCAACTACCGAAGCATTATGCACTCTGCCTTTTATTCTCGCTCCTTTTACGTATTCAAAAACCTTTACCGAGCTCATGGGAGAGATGAATGTAGGAGTCCATTGAATCATATCCTTATTAAGCTTAATTTTATGATGGAGCTTCCGTGCAGTCTTATTTGCACTCGTATAATTCGCTCTGCGGTAGTAATGCCACCCCTCCACCTTTTTCGTCACGGTATTCAAAACAGCGTATGGGATAATATAAGAAGAAGATTCGTATACCAATCTGTAATGATGTAACGGATCTGCGTGAGAAGGAGTAATTGAGGGAATAGAAAGTTGTCCTTCGAAATCCTCTCCCTCTCTCCCCCCCTCTCTTTCCACTTCTCTACCATCGAAGATGTGTAGTCTTGTCACCATCGCGTTGAAGTAGTTCTCATCCGGAACAAAGCTGATCCCTGTATCCCTATCTCCTTCACGATCGGATTTTTTTGCCCACATGATTATACCCCAGTATTTGTTACCAGAGAAACCCATCGCATCTGCTATCGTGTAGTCCGTTATCACATATCTAACATCAAGAGCATTGGCAACTTTATTCGCTTCCGATTCATTTATTGCAGCGAAGAAAGTACACGCACCCGGACTATTGTCCTGATATGGTCCCCCAATCCCTTGCTGGAAATTATTAGCGACAGGAATCCTGTGAGCGATGTAGGTGATCCAATTACCGTAGTCCCACCAGTTCATCACAGAATAGGCTGATTCTGGGTAGTTATAAGTCGCATCTTCGGGCGGTGTCTCATACAGCGCATAATAATCAACGCCGGTATCAGGTGTATTCTCCCGCATCCAGGTTAGAGACTCATACCAGTCGTGGTCTGGACCCTGATTATACTTTGCTGCCATTGTCAGAGAATTCATTAGCGGGAGAGCGAAGAAAGAGAAGAAGATAACGAAGCAAATTGCAATGGCATCGGCACGTAAAAACCTGCTCATACTATTCGCTCTATTCGCTCGCTCTTTATTCGATTTCAACCGCTTCGTCTTCTTGCTCCTTTTACCCTTTATCTCATGGTATCCACTTTCCTCCTGCTCGAGGATTGTAAATTCTATAATCCGGTAAGAGAGGTATCCACAGAGGATGGCAACGTTGATTGCGTAATATGCAGCAAAGCGTTTCTGTCCGAAACATGCGAGAAGAATTATAAGACTCCACACGATGAGAAGAATCTCTTCTGCTTTCCATTCCTTCGTGATATTATAGCAGATGAGTGCTATAGCAGCGAAAGCGAAGAAGAAGGCAGTGGTGAACCAGGCAATGATTTCACTCCATTGCAGTGGTTGAACCTCACCTATGGTCAAAAGAGTTTTTGACGGTGCAAATACGTATAGTAGTGGCATGGTTAGCATAGAGTATAAAGATGGCTTAAAGACGCGTAAAACAAGAAGAGATATAGTAATGATAGCTATAATTGCAATAGGAAATGCAGCAGGATGAACTCTTTTTTTATTCAAAAAATGAGAGAACATGTGTAAAAAGAGAAGAAAAGATATGCCGAGGATAAAGATTATGACATGGAATGGTGAAAGGAATCCATAAGAGAACACAGGTATAGCTATCATAGCTGCCGGAATGACAAATACTGGCATGCTGATAATGAAAAGGGGATCACTATCCTCTCCCCGGAGATGATCTATAATATACTGAATCATTATGTAGACAAGCAGAATAAGAACAAAGAGGGGAGCACCCACCCATGCAAGAAGATAGCATCCGAAACAAATACCAGCTAAAGAGGAATAAGTGAGTGGTGCTCGTAAAGAACTCCAGTTTCTGGTTAAAATCGAATGCACAGTTATTTCATTTTGTTTTTGTACTCTCTTCCCATTCTTTAGAGCGAGGATAAAGAGGAGCATGACAAGTGTGCTGAGAAGAGTCTCTATGGCATGGTGATCAGTATATCCTAAGAGAGAACGTGATAGGAACTGGCCGGGAAGGATAGCGATTAAAGCAGCAGAAAGAAGTCCGGTACCACGGTTATATATCTCCTTTCCGATGAGATATACAGGAAAGATAGTGAGAACACCCAGAATTGCAGGATACCACGCACCTATCACTTCTATTCCATGCTGACCCAGCGAGGAAAGGGGAGTTCCAAGCCCTATTAGCCATATAACAGAAGCAAGCGAGAGATCGAAGAGAGGAGTCCCAAAAGGGTTATATGCTCCATGTGGATAAGCAGTGAAAGGATCAAAGTAGATACGAAAAGGGAAGTGATGAAGTGTATTTTCAACAAGCCGCATGTTATACCAGGGATCGGTGCCATCAAATCTCACGAACGAGCCAGTAAAAACGGTATTATAAGGGATAACAACCCGGATATAGAGCGACAGTAAGAATAGCAGGGTCAATGCAAAGCCACAGAGCATGGATATCTTTTCAATCCTTCTCATCCCTATCCACCATCATTGTTTACATTACACATTCAGGTTCTATATAAAAGTTTTTGTACCCTCTCTCAATCTTAAAATAATGCCAGAAGTATCGGTGGTAATCCCCTCGATGAATGAGGAAGCTACGATCGGGCGCTGTATTAAGGATGTGAGTAGGGCACTTGCTCCAAAACATATTGAATATGAGATCATCATTGCAGATAACTCGACAGATAAAACAGCAGAGATAGCAAGATCTCTGGGGGCGATTGTTATAAAACCGGAGAAGATGGGATACGGCAATGCATATCTTGCTGGACTTTCACGTGCCAGAGGCGATTTTATAGTTATCGCTGATTCGGATGGCACTTATGACCTATCGGCGATACCGCAATTTTTAGAGCCTTTAAAAGAAGGGGTAGCTGATTTCGTCATAGGCAACCGATTTGGTGGCACTATATTGAAGGGAGCGATGCCGTGGCATCATCGCTATATTGGCAATCCGCTTTTAACAAAGATATTGAACTGGCTATTTAAGATCAGGGTATCGGATGCTCATTGTGGGATGCGCGCATTCACAAGAGAAGCATATGAGAAGATGAATTTAAAGACAGGCGGTATGGAATTTGCTTCCGAAATGATTATAGAAGCAGTGAGGAACAATTTGAGGATAAAAGAAGTCCCGATAACATATTATCCGAGAATTTTACCTTCTAAACTTCATTCATTCAGCGATGGCTGGCGGCATCTGAGGTTCATGATGCTTTATAAGCCCATTCCATTCCTTTTTGTCCCCGGTGTGGTAATATTCCTGCTTGGTCTGCTGTTAAGTCTAACAATCCTTATGCGTGGAAACGCGGAGACGTCTCACATGCACTCCCTCATCTTCGGCAGCATGCTTGTCATCATCGGCTTTCAGACGTTGGCTACGGGGATATATATAAAGGCATATGCAGCGGTGCACGGGTTGTGTGAGAAAGAAGGTTTCGTAAAAAAGTTGCTGGACTACCACTCGCTGGAGAAGGAGCTTATTATCGGCGCTACATTGTTGCTGATCGGGGTTGCCATAGGGTTGAAAGTGGTGCTTACGTGGATAAACATTGGATTCGGCTCGCTATCAGAGATAGAAAGCGCGGTTATAGCAATGGTACTTGCGGCAACAGGCATACAGACGATATTCATGGCGATATTTTTAAGTGTACTATTGCTGGAGGAGCGGAGATGTCAGTGATGAAAATCGCATACGTTTACGATGCCGTCTATCCATGGATAAAAGGCGGTGGTGAGAAGCGAATCCATGAGATTTCAAAAAGGTTAGTTGAATGTGGGCATGAAGTTCATTGGTTTGGAATAAAGTGGTGGGAGGGCGAAAGCACAATACAACAGAACGGCGTTTATCTGCATGGCGTTTGCGAGCCAAAGGAACTGTATGTTGACGGGAGAAGGTCAATTCCTGAGGAAAAAGTAAGCAGCGAAGAGCTTGAGGAAATTATAGGTATAGCAAAGGAGATAGAAAGTATCGATAAATTAGTTTCAATCCTCATACCCACAAAGAACAACGGAGATATACTTGAGAAATGCCTTGCATCAATTCAGAATCTGGACTATCCAAAGGACAGATACAAAGTAATCATCGTGGATGGTCATTCTACCGGTGATACCGTAGAAATAGCAGAAAAATACGGATGCAAGGTTGTGTATAAATGCGTTGGTGCGGTTTTATCTTTTGTTTGTTGTACAAGGTTTAACTGGAGAGGAGTATTATCTATTTTTTAGTAAAAGTAGTAAAGATAGGGGATGACGGAAATGGAAAAAATTTCGATAGATGTGCCGAAAGACCTCATACATGTACTAAAGGTGAGAGAAAGGGAATTACCAAAGGTGTTGAGAGAAATAATAGCTGTTAATCTTTACAAGGAAGGTCTTATCTCGCTTGGAAAAGCATCAGAGATTGCAGGGGTTTCGAGATGGGAGATGTTTGATATACTGGCAGCAAAGAAAATACCGTTGCAGTATTATCCTGAAGACCTTGAAGAAGACATTGAGACGCTGAAAAAGGTGCTATGATCGTTGTTTCCGATTCCGGCCCTTTGATAGCCCTGTCAAGATTGGGCATGCTGCCCATATTACAAGAGCTCTTTGGTGAAATAGTAATACCAGAAGAAGTAAGAAAGGAGGT of the Methanophagales archaeon genome contains:
- a CDS encoding YfcE family phosphodiesterase, translating into MKVVVLADTHVNDIGMLPDRLRSELKSADLIIHAGDYTGERLLEQLRAAGDFRGVYGNMDPGAIKRELRAKELIEIEGFWIGVTHPPEGGSPVGLLSRVSAKFKGEDPEPEVIIYGHSHHSKKEKIDNVLYLNPGSATGVFPARYSSFGILSIEKGVIRAEIVRV
- a CDS encoding SDR family oxidoreductase, with the translated sequence MMRIVITGGAGFIGSNLAEVLALAPNNEVCVVDDLSTGRVENLPIASGIEFIKGSITDLQLMNEVLADADFVFHQAALPGVQRSIEDPAHANEVNIRGTLNVLMAARDAGVKKVIYASSSSVYGDTPELPKREGMTPNPLSPYAVTKLVGEYYCKVFNDVYGLNTISLRYFNVYGPRQDPHSEYAAVIPRFVSRVLRGEPPIIYGDGQQTRDFTFVKDVVNANILAMNSDATGVYNIASGRMISIQELATLITRLTGRDSDLEPVFDKPRKGDVRHSLADISRARAVMGYKPEYSLERGLEETLRWFKFKFEFEMVI
- a CDS encoding oligosaccharyl transferase, archaeosortase A system-associated encodes the protein MRRIEKISMLCGFALTLLFLLSLYIRVVIPYNTVFTGSFVRFDGTDPWYNMRLVENTLHHFPFRIYFDPFTAYPHGAYNPFGTPLFDLSLASVIWLIGLGTPLSSLGQHGIEVIGAWYPAILGVLTIFPVYLIGKEIYNRGTGLLSAALIAILPGQFLSRSLLGYTDHHAIETLLSTLVMLLFILALKNGKRVQKQNEITVHSILTRNWSSLRAPLTYSSLAGICFGCYLLAWVGAPLFVLILLVYIMIQYIIDHLRGEDSDPLFIISMPVFVIPAAMIAIPVFSYGFLSPFHVIIFILGISFLLFLHMFSHFLNKKRVHPAAFPIAIIAIITISLLVLRVFKPSLYSMLTMPLLYVFAPSKTLLTIGEVQPLQWSEIIAWFTTAFFFAFAAIALICYNITKEWKAEEILLIVWSLIILLACFGQKRFAAYYAINVAILCGYLSYRIIEFTILEQEESGYHEIKGKRSKKTKRLKSNKERANRANSMSRFLRADAIAICFVIFFSFFALPLMNSLTMAAKYNQGPDHDWYESLTWMRENTPDTGVDYYALYETPPEDATYNYPESAYSVMNWWDYGNWITYIAHRIPVANNFQQGIGGPYQDNSPGACTFFAAINESEANKVANALDVRYVITDYTIADAMGFSGNKYWGIIMWAKKSDREGDRDTGISFVPDENYFNAMVTRLHIFDGREVEREGGREGEDFEGQLSIPSITPSHADPLHHYRLVYESSSYIIPYAVLNTVTKKVEGWHYYRRANYTSANKTARKLHHKIKLNKDMIQWTPTFISPMSSVKVFEYVKGARIKGRVHNASVVAITTDVTTNRGRGFTYSQRIMVNKSNGSYEFIVPYSTEGPIEGGTNFDVLATPYKIKAGHVEDKTIVWDMEKEVKVREEEVIQGKTIRVDF
- a CDS encoding glycosyltransferase family 2 protein, coding for MNEEATIGRCIKDVSRALAPKHIEYEIIIADNSTDKTAEIARSLGAIVIKPEKMGYGNAYLAGLSRARGDFIVIADSDGTYDLSAIPQFLEPLKEGVADFVIGNRFGGTILKGAMPWHHRYIGNPLLTKILNWLFKIRVSDAHCGMRAFTREAYEKMNLKTGGMEFASEMIIEAVRNNLRIKEVPITYYPRILPSKLHSFSDGWRHLRFMMLYKPIPFLFVPGVVIFLLGLLLSLTILMRGNAETSHMHSLIFGSMLVIIGFQTLATGIYIKAYAAVHGLCEKEGFVKKLLDYHSLEKELIIGATLLLIGVAIGLKVVLTWINIGFGSLSEIESAVIAMVLAATGIQTIFMAIFLSVLLLEERRCQ
- a CDS encoding glycosyltransferase, whose amino-acid sequence is MSVMKIAYVYDAVYPWIKGGGEKRIHEISKRLVECGHEVHWFGIKWWEGESTIQQNGVYLHGVCEPKELYVDGRRSIPEEKVSSEELEEIIGIAKEIESIDKLVSILIPTKNNGDILEKCLASIQNLDYPKDRYKVIIVDGHSTGDTVEIAEKYGCKVVYKCVGAVLSFVCCTRFNWRGVLSIF
- a CDS encoding UPF0175 family protein, with protein sequence MTEMEKISIDVPKDLIHVLKVRERELPKVLREIIAVNLYKEGLISLGKASEIAGVSRWEMFDILAAKKIPLQYYPEDLEEDIETLKKVL